From one Lolium rigidum isolate FL_2022 chromosome 4, APGP_CSIRO_Lrig_0.1, whole genome shotgun sequence genomic stretch:
- the LOC124706798 gene encoding sorting nexin 2B-like codes for MMAAEPSPPAAAADDLETLALDSASSSPSTDPLLRPPSSSNGAAKHHEPFVIDDFLDSDDDAPDAPQPPPPSARGAPAPRASESPSEYALITVSDPKKHAEPVAGAANVIPGSGSYFSYLVTTRLASAGTAGPEFRVRRRFRDVVSLADRLAAAHRGVFVPARPDKSLVEGQVMQRHDFVIQRCAALQRYLRRLAAHPAVGGSPDLRAFLTEPGAAPAFQGEGAPRYWATTVNAAIQQVPAKAGRDLFGMFKDLRQTVVNGLVATKPPPVEEETDTEFLSHKSRLQDLQQQLTTTSQQAESLVKAQDDLRTTTAHLGMTLLKLAKFEREQATCISQKRRAVYIHNFANSVVKFSRSHAKLNSEIVHHLDSIHDYLEMMISVHHAFTDRSNALQHVQSLSADLFFLHTRAGRLESVSSRGIGQEWTRYQKIEGLKETISATEEAKNNALREYESIKENNMIEIRRFDNDRRRDLIEMLKGFVVNQVSYSDHFATMWGKVAEETKVFANRSN; via the exons ATGATGGCCGCCGagccctcgccgccggccgccgcggcggATGACCTCGAGACCCTCGCCCTCgactccgcctcctcctcgccctccaCCGACCCGCTcctccggccgccctcctcctccaacggcgccgccaagcaccacgagcCCTTCGTCATCGACGACTTCCTCGattccgacgacgacgcccccgaCGCCCCCCAACCGCCACCCCCCAGCGCGCGCGGCGCCCCAGCCCCCCGCGCCAGCGAATCGCCCTCCGAGTACGCCCTGATCACCGTCTCCGACCCGAAGAAGCACGCGGAGCCCGTCGCGGGGGCCGCCAACGTGATCCCGGGCTCCGGgagctacttctcctacctcgtcaccACCCGCCTCGCCTCTGCCGGCACCGCCGGCCCCGAGTTCCGCGTGCGCCGCCGCTTCCGCGACGTGGTGTCCCTGGCGGACCGCCTCGCGGCGGCGCACCGCGGCGTCTTCGtgccggcccggcccgacaagaGCCTGGTGGAGGGGCAGGTCATGCAGCGCCACGACTTCGTCATCCAGCGCTGCGCCGCGCTGCAGCGCTACCTGCGCCGCCTCGCCGCGCACCCCGCCGTCGGCGGCAGCCCCGACCTCCGCGCCTTCCTCACCGAGCCCGGCGCCGCCCCCGCCTTCCAGGGCGAGGGGGCGCCGCGGTACTGGGCCACCACGGTGAACGCCGCCATCCAGCAGGTCCCCGCCAAGGCCGGGAGGGACCTGTTTGGGATGTTCAAGGATTTGAGGCAGACCGTGGTGAATGGGTTGGTCGCGACCAAGCCGCCGCCGGTCGAGGAGGAGACTGATACGGAATTTCTGTCGCACAAGTCCAGGCTCCAGGACTTGCAGCAGCAGCTCACCACAACTTCTCAGCAG GCAGAATCACTTGTTAAAGCTCAGGATGATCTTCGAACAACTACAGCTCATTTGGGAATGACATTGCTTAAGCTGGCAAAGTTTGAAAGGGAGCAGGCAACATGTATTTCCCAGAAAAGACGAGCTGTTTATATCCACAATTTTGCAAATTCTGTTGTCAAGTTCAGCAGATCTCACGCAAAATTAAATTCTGAAATTGTACATCACCTG GATAGTATCCACGATTACTTGGAGATGATGATATCTGTTCATCATGCATTTACTGATCGTTCAAACGCTTTACAACATGTGCAAAGTCTGTCCGCAGATCTATTTTTCTTGCACACCAGGGCAGGAAGACTTGAATCTGTATCATCAAGAGGTATTGGGCAGGAATGGACCCGGTATCAGAAGATAGAGGGATTAAAAGAAACAATAAGCGCAACAGAAGAAGCGAAAAACAACGCTCTTAGAGAATATGAAAGTATCAAG GAAAACAACATGATTGAAATTAGAAGGTTTGACAATGATAGGCGCCGGGATCTTATCGAGATGCTGAAAGGATTTGTTGTAAACCAG GTTTCGTATTCGGACCATTTTGCCACTATGTGGGGAAAGGTAGCAGAGGAAACTAAAGTATTTGCAAACAGGAGCAACTGA
- the LOC124648973 gene encoding PRA1 family protein B2-like produces MASAPTPPPLLPVTNPTPAGSAAAAGSDAPIATPAFRLFLSRISDSARRSLSDRRPWAEMVDRSAFSKPDSLSDATSRLRRNLTYFRVNYTAVVAFALGASLLAHPFSLLILLGVLAAWCFLYIFRASDQPVALFGRTFSDRETLLGLVGASIVAFFFTPVASLIISGMLVGAAIVAAHGAFRMPEDLFLDDADAANPNSAAQGLLSFLGAPGSRV; encoded by the coding sequence ATGGCTTCCGCGCCGacaccgccgcccctcctccccgtCACCAACCCCACGCCCGCGGGCTCGGCAGCCGCCGCCGGCTCCGACGCGCCGATCGCCACGCCGGCGTTCCGCCTCTTCCTGAGCCGGATCTCCGACTCGGCGCGCCGCTCGCTCTCCGACCGGCGCCCCTGGGCCGAGATGGTCGACCGCTCGGCCTTCTCGAAGCCGGACtccctctccgacgccacctcccgCCTGCGCCGCAACCTCACCTACTTCCGCGTCAACTACACCGCCGTCGTCGCCTTCGCGCTCGGGGCCTCGCTCCTGGCGCACCCCTTCtcgctcctcatcctcctcggggTCCTCGCCGCCTGGTGCTTCCTCTACATCTTCCGCGCCTCCGACCAGCCCGTGGCGCTCTTCGGCCGCACCTTCTCCGACCGCGAGACGCTGCTGGGGCTCGTCGGCGCCTCCATCGTCGCCTTCTTCTTCACCCCCGTCGCATCCCTCATCATCTCCGGGATGCTCGTCGGCGCTGCCATCGTCGCCGCCCACGGCGCGTTCCGCATGCCGGAGGACCTCTTCCTGGACGACGCCGACGCGGCCAACCCCAACAGCGCGGCCCAGGGTCTGCTATCCTTCCTCGgggcgcccggatctagggtttga